The Desulfuromonadales bacterium sequence GAACGAAGAAGCGCCGAAAAGGCCTCTGCTGTCACGGGCTGGCTGAACAGGTAGCCCTGCATCAGATGGCAGCGGCAGGCCTGCAGCAGATCCCTTTGCGCGGGCGTTTCGACCCCTTCGGCGAGAGTACTGAGTCCCATTTTCCGGGCAATCTCCACGATCAGGCCGACCAGCGCCGCATCATTCCGGCCGGGTTCGAGATCGCGCACGAAGGAGTGGTCTATCTTGATGCGGTCAATGGGCAACTGTTTCAGGTAGTTCAGGGAGGAGTAGCCCGTGCCGAAATCGTCGATCGCCACCTTGATGCCCCGCGCCTTGAGGTCGGTCAGCGTTTCGATGGTCCGGTCGATATCGTGGATGACCGAGCTTTCGACAATCTCCAGCTCCAGGCATTCCGGGGCCAATCCCGTTTCCTTCAGCACCGCCTCGATCAGGTGGACCAGACCGGCATGGCGGAGCTGCCTCGGCGACAGGTTGACCGCAACCGGCAGGGGTCTGCCGACCAGTTTCTGCCACCTGGCCGCTTCCCGGCAGGCCTCGCCCAAGACCCACGCGCCGATGGCGAAGATCTGCCCGGACTCTTCGGCCACGGGAATGAACCGGTCCGGGGGGATCTCCCCCAACTCCGGGTGGTGCCAGCGGATCAGCGCCTCGGCGCCGATGATCGCATCACTGCGAACATCGACCTGCGGCTGATAGTGGAGGCTGAGCTGATCGAGCTCGATCGCCCGGCGCAACTGGTTCTCCAGGGTAATCCTGGCCAGGGCGTGCTCATTCATGCTGGCGGTGTAGAGCTGGAAAACGCTGACGCCCTGATCCTGCGCCCGGCTCAGGGCAGCATCGGCATTGCGCTGCAGTTCGTTCTCTTCACCGCCATCTTCCGGATACATGGCGAGGCCGAGAGAAACGGTGAGATAGAGTTCCCGTTCGTTCGCGATAAAG is a genomic window containing:
- a CDS encoding EAL domain-containing protein, whose protein sequence is MGKACQGPDTFRYLRRYTLGLGLLWTVVIVALMGYSLLSFRQRAHGEALARGRQECSACHDQQGCREAGLPGGLGISLAVDDLQPGARGQALVTSAACLGLWLLGAAGLRLGESRLRQQILTTQRSHRLRRRVHQRLAHLAHHDQLTGLPNRTLFRDRLRLALASARRFDGRVAVAVLGLDHFRTINHSYGHATGDLVLREAAGRLTGCLRADDTVARLGNGRFLLLFPNVRHGDDCARLARKIQETFSSPFIANERELYLTVSLGLAMYPEDGGEENELQRNADAALSRAQDQGVSVFQLYTASMNEHALARITLENQLRRAIELDQLSLHYQPQVDVRSDAIIGAEALIRWHHPELGEIPPDRFIPVAEESGQIFAIGAWVLGEACREAARWQKLVGRPLPVAVNLSPRQLRHAGLVHLIEAVLKETGLAPECLELEIVESSVIHDIDRTIETLTDLKARGIKVAIDDFGTGYSSLNYLKQLPIDRIKIDHSFVRDLEPGRNDAALVGLIVEIARKMGLSTLAEGVETPAQRDLLQACRCHLMQGYLFSQPVTAEAFSALLRSASGSFSRGA